The Flavobacterium sp. M31R6 nucleotide sequence GCATTGGTGAATTTAAAATGATTTTCTTCCATTCTTAAATATTGGATTATTAGACTAAATAGATTCTTAATATAAATCAAAAATGTATCCAAAAGCAATTTAATGCTATTTTGTCATATAAAATAATAACTATTATGAAAACGAATACCCTAGCCCTGATAGTAGCGGTATCCTTTTCATAAGGTGATTTTTCTTCACCTTATGAAAAGATACAAGCGGATAGCAGGAAAGAGCTCCTAAAAAATATACTCTTAAAAACTGAAAATTGTGTAATTTTACCATATGGAAGCACCACTGGCAGAACGCATACGCCCACAAAAATTAGAGGATTACATCAGTCAATCCCATTTGGTTGGGCCTAATGGCTCGTTGACGCAACAAATTGCAAAAGGAATCATCCCGTCGTTAATATTTTGGGGTCCTCCAGGAACTGGTAAAACAACTTTGGCACAAATTATTGCCCAGGAGTCCAAACGTCCTTTTTATATATTAAGTGCCATTAACTCGGGGGTAAAGGACATTCGGGATGTAATTGAGAAAGCGAGACAGAGCGGTGGTTTATTTACTGCCAAAAACCCTATTTTATTTATTGATGAGATTCATCGTTTTAGTAAATCGCAACAGGATTCTTTATTGGCCGCAGTCGAAAAAGGATGGATTACGCTTATAGGAGCCACGACCGAAAATCCGAGCTTTGAAGTTATTCCCGCTTTATTGTCCCGTTGCCAAGTATATATTTTAAATGCGTTTACTAAAGCGGATTTGGAACATTTATTGCAAAGAGCCATGAAAACAGATACTTATTTGGCTACAAAAAATATTCAACTGCAAGAAACAGAGGCACTATTGCGACTTTCTGGTGGCGATGGACGCAAGCTATTAAATATTTTTGAACTTGTCGTAAATGCTTCCTCCGAAGATGAAATCTTGATCACCAATGACCGAGTTTTTCAATTGGTACAACAAAATACGGTTTTGTATGACAAAAGTGGAGAACAGCATTATGACATTGTTTCGGCCTTTATAAAATCGATTCGGGGAAGTGATCCGAATGGTGCTGTCTATTGGCTGGCGCGAATGATTGAAGGTGGTGAGGATGTGAAATTCATAGCCAGAAGAATGTTAATTTTGTCCAGTGAAGATATTGGTAATGCCAATCCGACGGCTTTTATAATGGCAAATAATGCTTTTCAGGCGGTTTCTACAATTGGTTATCCCGAAAGCCGAATTATTCTGAGCCAGTGCGCTATTTATCTTGCCACTTCACCCAAAAGCAATGCTTCGTATTTGGCTATTGGAACGGCTCAACAATTAGTGAAACAGACTGGCGATTTACCTGTACCTATCCATTTGCGCAACGCTCCTACCAAATTAATGAAAGAATTAGGATATGGCGAGGATTATAAATATTCGCATGATTATGCCAATAATTTTGCCGAACAGGAATTCTTGCCAGACGCAATAAAAAATACCCCTATTTATGTTCCTGGAACTAATTCCAGAGAAAACACAACTCGTGAATTCTTGAAAAATAGATGGAAGGATAAATACGGGTATTGAGGTCTTAGATTGCAGAATTAAGATTGCAGGTTTTAGATTTTAGGTTGTTATTGCCTAAAACTTCACAGCTATTTTCTCAGACATTAAAGTATCTTTTTCATAATACTCAAAGAACCATTGATTTTCTTTTAAAACCATAACTCCTTGAATATTTTCTTTAAATGCCAAATAAATAGAAGGGTTTGTGGTTTTATATGCTTTTATAACCACTTTTGGTGTGCTATCCACTAATTGAAATCCATTTTTGATAGGTTGCGCAAACAATACATTACCATCTGGTTCGATACTGCTACTTAGCACATTCACAGCTACGGCTGCTGTAGTGACAGGAACGGCAGTTACATAGGATGCAGGTGATGTTTCCGCAGGTGATGAAACAACTGTAGTGTTTTGATTCGAAGCAGTCACTTTTCCATTGTAT carries:
- a CDS encoding replication-associated recombination protein A, with protein sequence MEAPLAERIRPQKLEDYISQSHLVGPNGSLTQQIAKGIIPSLIFWGPPGTGKTTLAQIIAQESKRPFYILSAINSGVKDIRDVIEKARQSGGLFTAKNPILFIDEIHRFSKSQQDSLLAAVEKGWITLIGATTENPSFEVIPALLSRCQVYILNAFTKADLEHLLQRAMKTDTYLATKNIQLQETEALLRLSGGDGRKLLNIFELVVNASSEDEILITNDRVFQLVQQNTVLYDKSGEQHYDIVSAFIKSIRGSDPNGAVYWLARMIEGGEDVKFIARRMLILSSEDIGNANPTAFIMANNAFQAVSTIGYPESRIILSQCAIYLATSPKSNASYLAIGTAQQLVKQTGDLPVPIHLRNAPTKLMKELGYGEDYKYSHDYANNFAEQEFLPDAIKNTPIYVPGTNSRENTTREFLKNRWKDKYGY